The following coding sequences are from one Leptolyngbya sp. NIES-3755 window:
- a CDS encoding NMT1/THI5 like domain-containing protein (similar to AA sequence:cyanobase_aa:LBDG_16130), whose product MLRSRFIKLFAFALVALFWTVACSPQASNNTANNSATQALSVSTNPWVGYSGHHIAMQKGFYKQAGLNIEDTLFQSNTEQITAFLAGKTDLAWLTAGDVIQMAGKDPNLRIIFLCDYSNGADGILGRGINAPADLKGKTLAHENVLFQRVLLRAYLEKGGLTEKDITVRDMPAPDAATAFSAKRVDAAITYEPFLTKAAKEGGGEVIFSSRGTNLIADVLVTRPNLIANRRNDLLAFIKAADQGIRLLKAGDAEAIAAASTRIGIKPEEMREQLKGITLFDIEGNKSIGFNPAHENNAIKSFELVSKAAYDFKIVPQPLDVKSLYDDSLVKSL is encoded by the coding sequence ATGCTTAGGTCTCGATTCATCAAATTGTTCGCATTTGCTCTAGTTGCATTATTTTGGACGGTTGCTTGTTCTCCTCAAGCCTCAAACAATACGGCAAACAATTCTGCAACTCAAGCTTTATCGGTGTCTACGAATCCCTGGGTTGGCTACTCTGGACATCACATCGCCATGCAGAAGGGATTTTATAAACAAGCAGGATTGAACATTGAAGACACACTTTTTCAGTCGAACACTGAGCAAATTACAGCATTTTTAGCGGGTAAAACGGATCTTGCTTGGCTCACTGCTGGAGACGTGATTCAGATGGCAGGGAAAGATCCAAATCTTAGAATCATTTTTCTGTGCGATTACTCGAATGGTGCGGATGGCATCTTGGGACGGGGCATCAATGCACCTGCTGATTTGAAAGGAAAAACTTTAGCACATGAAAACGTGTTGTTTCAAAGAGTGCTGCTGAGAGCTTATTTAGAAAAAGGTGGACTCACCGAAAAAGATATCACCGTTCGAGATATGCCTGCGCCCGATGCAGCAACCGCGTTTAGTGCGAAGCGAGTCGATGCTGCTATCACTTACGAACCCTTTCTGACGAAAGCAGCAAAAGAAGGAGGTGGAGAGGTTATTTTTAGCTCTAGAGGCACGAATTTGATTGCAGATGTTTTGGTCACACGCCCGAATCTGATTGCAAATCGCAGAAATGATCTACTTGCATTTATCAAAGCTGCGGATCAAGGAATTAGACTGCTCAAAGCCGGAGATGCCGAAGCGATCGCTGCTGCTTCAACCCGCATTGGCATCAAACCAGAAGAAATGCGCGAACAGCTTAAGGGCATTACCTTGTTTGACATTGAGGGCAATAAGTCGATCGGCTTTAATCCCGCTCACGAGAACAATGCGATCAAGAGTTTTGAACTGGTGTCTAAAGCAGCGTATGACTTCAAAATTGTGCCTCAGCCGCTCGATGTGAAGTCCCTCTATGATGATTCTCTAGTGAAATCTCTCTAA
- a CDS encoding putative fatty acid desaturase (similar to AA sequence:cyanobase_aa:LBDG_13960), producing MSISDYLQRDRPVYNAIALFYTLAAYLGGIGLIVQTNVWLNAIGVLALTHGLALSAYLAHEFMHGTIFASMKWNAAFGTLILWLNGACYSRFQDLAKMHIAHHVDRVDFCRFDLAEFLNSLPVVIRNSLLVLEWLYFPALAFLTRFRSITAPFWVEERKSERSRVITIALIRVSLFALLGVVSLKGLLLYFVAYISMIQILRFVDCFQHTYEMVEIGTPLPKRDRAHEQANTFSNVVSLQNRWLNLLLLNFGYHNAHHELMKCPWYRLPDLDRACFKGTEPHYVTLPQLVWNYHRFRVSRIFSGQGSAIDKNGNLNLEHFYGAIEVSFLVLPA from the coding sequence ATGTCAATTAGTGACTACTTACAGCGTGATCGACCTGTCTATAATGCGATCGCATTGTTCTACACTCTAGCTGCATACCTCGGCGGAATTGGCTTGATTGTGCAAACCAATGTTTGGCTCAATGCGATCGGCGTACTCGCTCTGACGCACGGATTGGCTCTGTCTGCGTATCTCGCTCATGAGTTTATGCACGGAACAATCTTTGCTTCAATGAAGTGGAACGCTGCGTTTGGCACGTTAATCCTATGGCTGAATGGTGCTTGCTATTCGCGATTTCAGGATTTAGCAAAAATGCACATTGCTCATCATGTCGATCGAGTCGATTTTTGTCGGTTCGATTTAGCAGAATTCCTCAATTCGCTGCCTGTTGTCATTCGGAATAGCTTGCTTGTGCTGGAATGGCTCTATTTTCCGGCACTGGCATTTTTAACTCGATTTCGCTCTATTACTGCTCCGTTTTGGGTCGAAGAGCGCAAATCAGAACGATCGCGAGTGATTACGATCGCACTGATTCGCGTCAGTTTATTTGCTCTCTTAGGAGTTGTATCGCTCAAAGGACTATTGCTGTACTTTGTGGCATACATCAGCATGATTCAAATTCTGCGATTCGTAGACTGCTTCCAGCATACGTATGAAATGGTTGAGATTGGGACTCCATTACCAAAACGCGATCGCGCTCACGAACAAGCGAATACATTCTCGAACGTGGTTTCACTCCAGAATCGTTGGCTCAATTTACTTCTACTAAATTTTGGCTATCACAATGCTCATCATGAACTGATGAAGTGTCCCTGGTATCGATTACCGGATCTCGATCGAGCTTGTTTCAAAGGTACAGAGCCACACTATGTCACATTACCGCAGCTTGTTTGGAACTATCATCGGTTTCGAGTGAGCCGCATCTTTTCTGGACAAGGAAGCGCGATC
- a CDS encoding ABC transporter-like protein (similar to AA sequence:cyanobase_aa:LBDG_16140): protein MLNTRSQELQRRSGLEIASESAAKLEVRALSKSFTQPGGLISVLEEINFQLFPREFVCLVGASGCGKSTLLNIVAGLTPPTSGSVLVDGREVTGPGSDRGMVFQNYTLYPWLTVAQNIAFGLKLRKLPKSEQRDRVNYYLDVVGLTQFAQSYPKQLSGGMKQRVAIARALANEPAVLLMDEPFGALDAQTKEQMQQFLLELWEQTHVTVLMITHDVEEAIFLSQRVYVMSARPGRMKLEVPVNLPEHRDLEMKLSAEFVDIKRQILHTLRD, encoded by the coding sequence ATGTTGAATACTCGATCTCAAGAATTACAGCGGCGATCTGGACTTGAGATCGCATCTGAATCCGCCGCAAAGTTGGAAGTTCGCGCTTTATCAAAATCATTTACGCAGCCTGGTGGTTTGATTAGCGTTCTCGAAGAGATTAATTTTCAGCTTTTCCCTAGAGAATTCGTCTGTCTCGTTGGCGCTTCTGGGTGTGGTAAATCGACGCTGCTCAATATTGTGGCAGGACTGACCCCACCGACATCGGGAAGCGTCTTAGTAGACGGGCGTGAAGTCACTGGACCCGGTTCTGATCGCGGAATGGTATTTCAGAACTATACGCTGTATCCGTGGCTGACCGTCGCTCAGAACATTGCTTTTGGTCTCAAGCTCCGCAAACTACCGAAATCGGAACAACGCGATCGCGTGAATTACTATCTCGATGTGGTGGGATTGACTCAATTTGCTCAGTCTTATCCGAAACAGCTATCGGGTGGGATGAAACAGCGAGTTGCGATCGCCCGTGCGTTGGCGAATGAGCCAGCGGTTTTACTGATGGATGAACCGTTTGGCGCTTTGGATGCTCAGACTAAAGAGCAAATGCAACAGTTCTTACTCGAACTCTGGGAGCAAACGCACGTCACAGTTTTGATGATTACACATGATGTTGAAGAAGCTATCTTTCTATCTCAGCGAGTGTATGTGATGAGTGCACGACCGGGACGAATGAAGTTAGAAGTGCCTGTGAATCTTCCAGAGCATCGAGATTTAGAGATGAAGCTATCGGCTGAGTTTGTTGACATTAAACGGCAAATTCTCCACACACTTCGGGATTAG